A stretch of the Pseudoalteromonas phenolica genome encodes the following:
- the glgC gene encoding glucose-1-phosphate adenylyltransferase, translating into MPSYENRYISNLTRETYALILAGGRGSRLHELTNWRAKPAVYFGGKHRIIDFPLSNCINSGIRRVGIATQYKSHSLIRHVNRAWGHFKKELGESVEILPASQRYGDEWYCGTADAVFQNMDIIRHELPKYVMILSGDHVYRMDYGALLAKHVETGADMTVCCIEVPCEEAANTFGVMTVDDNNRVRRFDEKPAEPSSIPGKDGTCLASMGNYVFNTEFLFEQLKNDAQREGSGRDFGHDIIPAIIEEHNVFAFPFREPTQKGQAYWRDVGTIDSFWEANMELVSPEPQLDLYDPSWPIWTYQEQLPPAKFIFDDEERRGMAVDSTVSGGCIISGSVVRKSLLFSNVHVHSYCTIEGSVILPGVKIGRNCKVRNAIIDRSCELPEGIVIGYNSKIDEENGFRVSKKGIVLVTRDMLAAYNQKQQANQEKQKLSVV; encoded by the coding sequence ATGCCTAGTTATGAAAATCGTTATATTAGTAATTTAACCAGAGAGACTTACGCACTGATCCTTGCTGGTGGTCGTGGCTCGCGTTTGCATGAATTGACTAACTGGCGTGCTAAGCCTGCAGTGTATTTTGGAGGGAAGCACAGAATTATTGACTTTCCACTTTCTAACTGTATTAACTCTGGCATAAGACGAGTGGGTATTGCTACACAGTATAAGTCACACTCCTTAATTCGGCATGTAAATCGAGCATGGGGTCATTTCAAAAAGGAACTCGGTGAGTCTGTTGAAATATTACCCGCATCACAGCGTTATGGTGATGAATGGTATTGTGGTACTGCTGATGCAGTATTCCAAAATATGGACATTATTCGCCATGAATTACCTAAATATGTCATGATTCTATCAGGTGACCATGTTTATCGAATGGACTATGGTGCACTCCTTGCTAAACATGTTGAGACCGGTGCAGATATGACGGTTTGTTGTATTGAGGTGCCATGCGAAGAGGCTGCTAACACTTTTGGTGTTATGACTGTTGACGACAATAACCGTGTACGACGCTTTGATGAAAAACCAGCTGAACCTTCTTCAATCCCAGGTAAAGATGGCACTTGTCTAGCCTCAATGGGAAATTATGTTTTCAATACTGAGTTTCTTTTCGAACAATTAAAGAATGATGCTCAACGAGAGGGGTCAGGTCGAGACTTCGGCCATGACATCATTCCAGCAATTATAGAAGAGCATAATGTCTTCGCTTTCCCATTTAGAGAGCCAACTCAAAAAGGTCAAGCTTACTGGCGTGATGTTGGTACGATCGACTCATTCTGGGAAGCTAATATGGAACTGGTTTCCCCTGAGCCGCAATTAGATTTGTATGACCCTAGTTGGCCGATATGGACTTATCAAGAACAGCTTCCACCGGCGAAATTTATTTTTGATGACGAAGAAAGGCGTGGAATGGCTGTTGACTCAACAGTTTCTGGTGGTTGTATTATATCTGGTTCTGTGGTTCGAAAATCATTGTTGTTTTCAAATGTTCATGTTCATTCTTATTGTACAATCGAAGGCTCAGTGATTTTGCCTGGTGTTAAAATCGGTAGGAATTGTAAAGTAAGGAACGCCATTATCGATCGTAGTTGTGAATTACCAGAGGGCATTGTTATTGGTTATAACTCTAAGATTGATGAAGAAAATGGCTTTAGAGTATCAAAAAAAGGTATCGTTCTGGTGACTAGAGATATGCTTGCTGCATATAATCAGAAACAACAAGCAAATCAAGAAAAACAAAAACTTTCAGTTGTTTAA
- a CDS encoding glycogen synthase, with protein sequence MHILMVGAENDRLPNCKVGGVADVIRDIPYALSEHGLTVSVVVPDYGQDNLNRHFIADIAVPFRQHLETASLWLVESDEGVSQYVISHSLFSDNGGKIYCDDGANRPFASDATKFAFFSAAVCEIIEHRIIDDINVIHLHDWHAAGVSVLARFSPRFVYLKTLKLVYTVHNLALQGIRPFNHDESSLEAWFPTLNYDGHQICDHKYPHCYNPMRSGLNLCDVVHVVSPTYSSEVQETSRPDEGFFGGAGLEHDMRLASSQRRLFGILNGCNYTSIDNSAVSYHTYLNEAEKCIFKWMSKSPLVETKHYIAHQRVTKWKSFDKKPIISSIGRITDQKVLLLIQKSSNGIVLDDLALIADKYKSNIVILGSGDPYIESQFMQVMARRENVLFLNGYDQKLGDYLYPLGELFLMPSYFEPCGISQMLAMRAGQPCLVHGVGGLKDTVTHNETGFVFNGDSLFQQIEQLKSVFEDALMLQSKDRSKYLNIAENARTERFEWKGIAKQYISKLYN encoded by the coding sequence ATGCATATTTTAATGGTCGGTGCAGAAAATGACCGATTGCCAAATTGTAAAGTAGGGGGCGTCGCGGATGTAATCCGTGACATTCCCTATGCGTTAAGTGAGCATGGTTTAACGGTATCTGTTGTAGTACCAGATTACGGACAAGATAATTTGAATAGGCACTTTATAGCAGATATAGCAGTGCCATTTAGACAACATCTAGAAACTGCTAGCTTGTGGCTAGTTGAATCAGATGAAGGTGTTAGTCAGTATGTCATTTCTCACTCATTGTTTTCTGACAACGGCGGGAAGATATATTGCGATGATGGGGCAAATAGACCGTTTGCATCTGATGCAACAAAATTTGCTTTTTTTAGTGCGGCTGTATGCGAAATTATAGAGCATAGAATCATTGACGATATCAATGTAATCCATTTACATGATTGGCATGCTGCGGGGGTGTCTGTTCTTGCGAGGTTCAGTCCACGTTTCGTTTATTTGAAAACATTAAAACTTGTTTATACCGTTCACAATCTTGCACTGCAAGGGATCAGGCCATTCAATCATGATGAATCAAGTCTAGAGGCTTGGTTTCCTACCTTAAATTATGATGGGCACCAAATATGTGACCACAAATATCCACATTGCTATAACCCCATGCGAAGCGGTTTAAATCTTTGTGATGTGGTTCATGTTGTCTCACCAACATACAGTTCTGAAGTTCAAGAAACTAGCAGACCTGACGAAGGTTTTTTTGGTGGTGCAGGTTTAGAGCATGATATGCGTTTAGCCTCAAGTCAAAGGCGTCTATTTGGTATTTTAAATGGTTGTAATTACACCTCGATAGATAACTCGGCTGTCTCTTATCATACCTATTTGAATGAAGCAGAGAAATGTATATTCAAATGGATGTCAAAATCTCCTCTGGTTGAAACGAAACATTATATTGCTCATCAAAGAGTAACTAAATGGAAATCATTTGATAAAAAGCCAATTATTTCTAGTATAGGTCGGATAACAGATCAGAAGGTGCTTTTACTAATTCAAAAATCTTCAAATGGTATAGTTTTAGATGACTTAGCGTTAATTGCAGATAAATATAAGAGTAATATTGTCATTCTAGGCAGTGGTGACCCGTATATAGAGTCGCAATTTATGCAGGTTATGGCTAGAAGAGAAAATGTGTTGTTCTTGAATGGGTATGATCAAAAACTAGGTGATTACCTTTATCCTTTAGGTGAATTATTCCTTATGCCTAGTTATTTTGAGCCATGTGGTATAAGTCAAATGCTTGCAATGCGTGCTGGACAACCTTGCTTGGTGCATGGTGTCGGAGGATTAAAAGATACAGTTACTCATAACGAAACTGGGTTTGTTTTTAATGGAGATTCGCTATTTCAGCAAATCGAGCAATTAAAATCGGTATTTGAAGACGCCTTGATGTTGCAATCTAAGGACCGTAGTAAATATTTAAACATTGCTGAAAATGCTAGAACAGAACGTTTTGAATGGAAGGGAATTGCTAAACAATACATTTCTAAACTGTATAATTAA
- a CDS encoding EAL and HDOD domain-containing protein, which produces MKVFVARQAIFNRKKQVVAYELLFRDGSSNSFPDIAEDKATAKLILDNQLNLGTRYLTSGKKALINIGPESLKQELATFLPANDVILELLETISPTKENYEHVRSLFHQNYKLALDDFVYEDAWQPFLKLVRLIKFDVMQSPLDTIGPFVEKLKQQKNIKLLAEKIETEEEFELAKKMGFHFFQGYFFAKPRLIEENDIEFNYTIVMLIYTEVLKPNLNITKIAQLFSQDTALAYKLLRLINSGVFPIKSKIESIKQALVYLGYERTKKFVGLIMTAHVAKGKPTELTRMSIVRARFCELIGNKVQPNSGSSCFLVGLFSLLDAILDRPMIKLIDKLPFPEELQKALLGEANFHYYVLNIVIAYESGSWWKLQKACQYLNINDDCLPEFHAAAILWADMYKDKAF; this is translated from the coding sequence TTGAAAGTTTTTGTAGCAAGACAAGCTATTTTTAATAGGAAAAAGCAGGTCGTTGCGTATGAGCTACTTTTTAGAGATGGCTCTAGCAACAGTTTTCCCGATATTGCAGAAGACAAGGCAACGGCAAAACTTATATTAGACAACCAATTAAATCTGGGTACTAGATATTTAACATCAGGGAAGAAAGCACTGATCAACATAGGTCCTGAGTCTTTAAAACAAGAGCTCGCTACTTTTCTTCCTGCCAACGATGTTATCCTCGAGCTTCTTGAAACTATTTCACCAACAAAAGAAAACTATGAGCATGTTAGAAGCTTGTTTCATCAAAACTATAAGTTAGCATTAGATGACTTTGTATATGAAGATGCATGGCAGCCATTTTTAAAGCTTGTACGCTTAATAAAGTTTGATGTGATGCAAAGCCCTCTTGATACCATTGGACCATTTGTAGAAAAATTAAAACAACAAAAAAATATAAAACTTTTAGCTGAAAAAATAGAAACTGAAGAAGAGTTCGAATTAGCTAAGAAAATGGGCTTCCATTTTTTTCAAGGTTATTTTTTCGCAAAACCACGTCTCATTGAAGAAAATGATATCGAATTTAACTACACCATAGTAATGCTCATTTACACAGAGGTGTTAAAACCAAATTTAAATATTACTAAAATTGCGCAATTATTTTCACAAGATACAGCGCTTGCTTATAAGTTACTTCGCTTAATTAATTCAGGCGTATTTCCAATAAAAAGTAAAATAGAATCAATTAAGCAAGCCTTGGTATATTTAGGATATGAACGCACAAAAAAATTTGTTGGTCTAATCATGACAGCCCATGTAGCAAAGGGCAAACCAACAGAATTAACAAGAATGAGTATAGTCAGGGCTCGTTTTTGTGAGTTAATAGGGAATAAAGTTCAACCAAACTCAGGTTCATCGTGCTTTTTGGTAGGCCTTTTCTCATTGCTTGATGCGATATTAGATAGGCCGATGATTAAACTCATAGACAAACTTCCTTTTCCTGAAGAGCTTCAAAAAGCGTTGCTAGGTGAAGCTAACTTTCATTATTACGTATTAAACATTGTTATAGCCTATGAATCTGGTAGTTGGTGGAAACTTCAAAAAGCATGTCAGTATTTAAACATTAATGATGATTGCTTACCTGAATTTCACGCCGCAGCTATCCTTTGGGCAGATATGTATAAAGATAAGGCATTTTAG
- a CDS encoding ABC transporter substrate-binding protein, with protein MRLKIRLILLMLLTLPFMTIAKQTVLFVNPSVVDDPFWSKVQSISQHAAQQLGFKLDVIYGEGNRHIQFQELKKYLEYQKTPDYAILILYPGAAVESLKILEKFEVPAITMEQTISGEEKSQIAGPGEDYKYWLGEVYHDNYQAGYDLAKALHSVSNKKSNLTAVLINGHYGSESDMRAKGAADYFSSQGIEVAQEVHGSWSETLSTEQTLKLLKRHANIDIVWAASDLMAIGAMKACKIACADKQNIVFGGFDWLSVGLENVARGDTHASVGGHFMMGAWALVSLFDYHHKHSYWSEHRELVIPMGVITKQNVNNYSWMKNSPNWGLIDYRLKSLHLTDQSQYQLYLIPEIWQKNKR; from the coding sequence ATGCGCTTGAAAATTAGATTGATACTTTTGATGTTATTGACCTTGCCGTTTATGACGATTGCGAAGCAAACCGTTTTATTCGTTAACCCCTCGGTTGTTGATGATCCTTTTTGGAGTAAAGTTCAATCAATTAGCCAACATGCTGCTCAACAGCTCGGTTTTAAACTAGATGTAATATATGGAGAAGGAAATCGCCATATTCAATTTCAAGAATTAAAAAAATACCTTGAATATCAAAAGACCCCTGATTATGCCATTTTAATTCTTTATCCTGGTGCCGCAGTTGAATCGTTAAAGATTCTTGAAAAATTTGAAGTACCGGCAATCACTATGGAACAAACTATTTCGGGAGAAGAAAAAAGTCAAATTGCTGGTCCAGGTGAAGATTATAAATATTGGTTAGGGGAGGTTTATCATGATAATTATCAGGCTGGATATGACCTTGCAAAAGCTTTGCATTCAGTTAGTAATAAAAAAAGCAATTTAACAGCAGTACTGATAAATGGTCATTACGGCTCTGAGTCTGATATGAGAGCGAAAGGGGCTGCGGATTATTTCTCTTCTCAAGGAATTGAAGTTGCACAAGAGGTACATGGCTCTTGGTCTGAAACCCTTTCAACGGAGCAAACATTAAAGCTTCTTAAAAGACACGCAAATATTGATATTGTTTGGGCCGCTTCTGACTTAATGGCTATAGGGGCAATGAAAGCTTGTAAAATAGCTTGCGCGGATAAACAAAATATTGTTTTTGGCGGTTTTGATTGGTTGTCTGTTGGGCTTGAAAATGTAGCTAGAGGCGATACTCATGCAAGTGTTGGCGGACATTTCATGATGGGCGCTTGGGCATTGGTCAGTTTGTTTGATTACCATCACAAACACTCATATTGGTCTGAGCACAGAGAGTTAGTAATACCAATGGGCGTTATTACCAAGCAGAATGTGAATAACTACAGTTGGATGAAAAATAGCCCCAACTGGGGATTGATTGACTATAGATTGAAAAGCCTTCATTTAACTGACCAATCACAATACCAACTTTACTTAATCCCAGAGATTTGGCAGAAAAATAAGAGATAA
- the rluF gene encoding 23S rRNA pseudouridine(2604) synthase RluF: protein MTATTRLNKYISETGFCSRREADKLIDAGRIKVNGQLPEMGVKVSDADTILIDGKPLKAKPKRVYIAYNKPVGVTCTTEKKIKSNIVSAIDYPERIFPIGRLDRPSEGLIFLTNEGDIVNKILRAGNNHEKEYVVTVDRKINKRFVERMAGGLPILDTVTKKCYVKQTGDNTFTIILTQGLNRQIRRMCEYLGYEVTTLKRVRIMNVNLNGLRPGQWRHLTEQEMSEINKAIEGSAKTEEGSVDKNKKIRKPLDKKNEAHRIDHSSKRYKQQPKKNSRKPAERKTGTLTLNRNSK, encoded by the coding sequence TTGACTGCTACAACACGTTTAAATAAGTACATTAGCGAAACTGGTTTTTGCTCAAGAAGAGAAGCTGACAAACTAATTGATGCCGGGCGCATTAAGGTTAATGGTCAGTTGCCTGAAATGGGTGTTAAAGTGTCTGACGCCGATACAATTCTTATTGATGGTAAACCGCTCAAAGCCAAGCCTAAACGTGTCTATATTGCCTATAATAAGCCTGTTGGCGTGACGTGCACGACTGAGAAAAAAATTAAAAGTAATATTGTAAGTGCAATAGATTACCCTGAACGCATATTTCCGATTGGTCGCCTAGACAGACCTTCAGAGGGGTTAATATTTCTTACTAATGAAGGTGACATCGTTAATAAAATTCTTCGTGCTGGTAACAATCATGAAAAAGAATATGTCGTAACTGTAGACAGAAAAATTAATAAACGTTTTGTTGAAAGAATGGCTGGTGGTCTACCAATCTTAGATACGGTGACAAAGAAATGTTATGTGAAACAAACCGGTGATAATACATTTACTATCATTCTCACTCAGGGCTTAAACAGACAGATCCGAAGAATGTGCGAATATCTTGGTTATGAAGTTACTACTTTGAAGCGCGTACGTATTATGAATGTCAATCTGAATGGTTTAAGGCCTGGGCAATGGCGACATTTAACTGAGCAAGAAATGTCTGAGATAAACAAAGCAATTGAAGGCTCAGCAAAAACAGAAGAAGGTTCTGTAGATAAAAATAAGAAAATAAGAAAACCGCTAGATAAGAAAAATGAAGCCCATAGAATCGATCACTCTTCAAAAAGATATAAGCAGCAACCAAAAAAGAATTCAAGAAAACCCGCAGAAAGAAAAACAGGCACTTTAACTTTAAATCGCAATTCAAAATAA
- a CDS encoding efflux RND transporter permease subunit, with protein sequence MSLAKWSIDNKVISWMFALLLLIAGAASYLDLGQLEDPEFTIKKAMVITYYPGASPEQVEEEVTFVIENAIQQLPYVDTISSISSAGKSQITVEMKSTYRKQHLQQIWDELRRKVNDLSGRFPKGVSSPNIIDDFADVYGVLYAITGDGYSYSELKDYVDYLKRELVLVDGVSKITVAGTQQSQVIVEISTQKLSQLGIPPTQIFSLLQSQNHVSNAGKIRVGDESIRFHPTGEFHDVSELESLLISSPGAKELIYLRDVAKVKREFAEIPSHLTKYNEKQALLLGISFNSGVNVVDVGKAIDQHLHNLEYQRPHGMDVFTIYNQPNEVQKSVNGFIVSLVEAVAIVIVVLLIFMGVKSGILIGGVLLLTVLGTFIFMKFFAIDLQRISLGALIIALGMLVDNAIVVTEGILINLKRGQTKVQAAVNIVAQTKWPLLGATVIGITAFAPIGLSSDASGEFAGSLFWVLLISLMLSWVTAITLTPFFADLMFKEAKTNKVQQADPYQGIIFTVYKTLLSTALKYRISTVILMIALLISSIIGFSQVKQSFFPASNTPMFYVDYWHYQGADIRSTAENIGKIERFLLKDKLVEDVTTTVGQGAPRFMLTYEPEKQYNAYGQLIVRVKDRESVAILIDRLRAFEMTMPFDGKIKVKRMEIGPSTSAKIEARFSGGDPVVLRQLAEQAKQILHKDEGAFNVRDNWRQRTKVIRPQFNEQKARRLGISKTDVDDLLLTSVSGKTVGLYREGTELLPIIARSPADERNQVNNLSDLQIYSPILNVFVPITTVVDDFQVTWEDPLIMRKDRKRTITVMADHDVIGNETPAKLFARVKSDIEAISLPKGYSLDWGGEFEASSKAQKAIFGSLPLGYLVMFIVTVCLFNSVRQPLVIWSTVPLAIIGVTAGLVVFQAPFSFMALLGLLSLSGMLIKNGIVLVDQINLELSEGKAPYQAVFDSGVSRVRPVSMAAVTTILGMIPLLFDVFFKSMAVTIMFGLGFATILTLIVLPVIYCLFYSIKQK encoded by the coding sequence ATGAGTCTAGCTAAGTGGTCAATTGATAATAAAGTCATTAGTTGGATGTTCGCACTGTTACTTTTAATTGCAGGGGCAGCGTCTTATTTAGATTTAGGACAGTTAGAAGATCCTGAATTTACAATAAAAAAGGCAATGGTTATTACCTATTACCCAGGTGCATCTCCTGAACAGGTAGAAGAAGAAGTAACTTTTGTTATAGAAAATGCCATTCAACAATTACCCTACGTAGATACTATTTCTTCAATATCCTCTGCTGGAAAATCACAAATTACAGTTGAAATGAAGAGCACTTATAGAAAGCAACATCTTCAACAAATTTGGGATGAACTCAGAAGAAAAGTAAATGATCTTTCTGGTAGGTTTCCCAAAGGTGTTTCTTCTCCAAATATTATTGATGACTTTGCCGATGTTTATGGTGTTTTGTATGCCATTACTGGCGATGGATACTCGTACAGTGAATTAAAAGATTATGTTGATTATTTGAAACGTGAGCTCGTCCTTGTCGATGGTGTGAGTAAAATAACTGTTGCAGGCACTCAGCAATCTCAAGTAATCGTCGAAATTTCAACTCAGAAATTGTCTCAACTTGGTATACCTCCTACTCAGATATTTTCATTATTACAATCTCAAAACCATGTTTCTAATGCTGGAAAAATACGTGTTGGTGATGAATCAATACGTTTTCACCCAACAGGTGAGTTTCACGATGTCTCAGAATTAGAAAGCTTACTAATCTCAAGCCCAGGAGCAAAAGAATTAATTTATTTACGAGATGTGGCAAAAGTTAAGAGAGAGTTTGCTGAGATACCTTCTCACTTAACTAAGTATAATGAGAAACAAGCTCTGCTCCTTGGTATTTCATTTAATTCTGGCGTAAATGTCGTTGATGTTGGTAAAGCAATTGATCAACATCTTCATAATTTAGAGTATCAACGACCTCATGGTATGGATGTTTTTACTATCTATAACCAACCAAATGAAGTTCAGAAATCTGTCAATGGTTTCATTGTTAGCCTAGTTGAAGCAGTCGCGATTGTTATTGTTGTTTTACTAATTTTCATGGGTGTAAAAAGTGGTATTTTGATAGGTGGAGTTCTACTTCTTACTGTTCTAGGTACATTTATATTTATGAAATTCTTTGCAATCGATTTGCAACGAATTTCTCTAGGTGCACTGATTATTGCATTAGGTATGCTGGTAGATAATGCTATTGTTGTAACAGAGGGGATCTTAATAAATCTAAAACGTGGGCAAACTAAAGTTCAAGCTGCTGTAAATATTGTCGCTCAAACAAAATGGCCTCTACTTGGGGCAACAGTTATTGGTATCACCGCATTTGCTCCAATAGGTTTAAGCAGTGACGCAAGCGGAGAATTCGCTGGCTCTCTTTTCTGGGTGCTTTTAATCTCATTAATGTTGAGCTGGGTAACGGCGATTACCTTAACTCCATTTTTTGCTGACTTAATGTTTAAAGAAGCAAAGACTAACAAAGTTCAGCAAGCAGACCCCTATCAAGGTATTATTTTTACAGTTTATAAAACGTTATTAAGTACAGCCCTAAAATACCGTATTTCTACAGTCATACTCATGATTGCGCTATTAATTTCATCAATAATTGGCTTCAGTCAGGTTAAGCAGTCGTTTTTCCCAGCATCAAACACCCCTATGTTCTATGTCGATTATTGGCATTATCAAGGTGCTGATATTCGAAGTACAGCCGAAAATATAGGTAAAATCGAGCGTTTTCTTTTAAAAGATAAACTAGTAGAAGATGTAACTACAACTGTTGGGCAAGGCGCACCTAGGTTTATGTTAACTTACGAACCTGAAAAGCAATATAATGCTTATGGTCAACTTATCGTCAGAGTGAAAGATCGTGAATCAGTTGCAATTTTGATCGATAGGCTAAGAGCGTTTGAAATGACTATGCCATTTGATGGCAAAATTAAAGTCAAACGTATGGAGATTGGCCCATCAACCAGCGCAAAGATAGAAGCTCGCTTTTCCGGTGGCGACCCAGTTGTTTTGAGGCAGCTAGCTGAACAAGCAAAACAAATCCTTCATAAAGATGAAGGAGCTTTTAATGTTCGAGACAATTGGCGCCAAAGGACTAAAGTTATTCGACCCCAGTTTAACGAACAAAAAGCCAGAAGACTTGGAATAAGTAAAACTGATGTCGATGACCTTTTACTTACCTCCGTATCTGGAAAAACTGTTGGTTTATACCGTGAGGGTACAGAACTTCTTCCCATTATTGCCCGCTCTCCGGCAGATGAACGTAATCAAGTAAATAACCTGTCGGACTTACAAATATACAGTCCAATACTCAATGTGTTTGTACCAATCACAACTGTGGTAGATGACTTTCAGGTTACTTGGGAAGACCCACTGATAATGCGTAAAGATAGAAAACGCACTATTACAGTTATGGCTGATCATGATGTAATTGGAAATGAAACACCGGCAAAGCTCTTTGCAAGAGTGAAAAGTGATATAGAAGCTATTTCACTGCCAAAAGGCTATAGTTTAGATTGGGGTGGTGAATTTGAAGCTTCTAGCAAAGCGCAAAAAGCGATTTTCGGTTCGCTCCCGCTAGGGTATTTAGTCATGTTTATTGTTACTGTTTGCTTGTTCAACTCCGTAAGGCAACCCCTCGTAATTTGGTCAACAGTCCCACTTGCAATTATTGGAGTAACCGCTGGCCTTGTAGTTTTCCAAGCACCATTTAGCTTCATGGCGCTACTAGGGTTATTAAGTCTATCAGGCATGCTTATTAAAAACGGGATCGTTTTAGTTGATCAAATAAATTTAGAGCTGAGTGAAGGTAAAGCTCCCTACCAAGCAGTTTTTGATTCAGGTGTGAGTCGTGTTAGACCTGTGTCGATGGCAGCCGTCACAACAATTTTAGGCATGATCCCGCTTCTATTTGATGTATTTTTTAAATCGATGGCGGTAACCATCATGTTTGGGTTGGGGTTTGCAACGATACTCACTTTGATTGTCTTACCAGTAATTTATTGTTTATTTTACTCAATTAAGCAGAAATAA
- a CDS encoding efflux RND transporter periplasmic adaptor subunit — MLRLSFIALLTIFTLGCNQENENTEKVDVIRPVKLFEVQDPTAHNVRSFPAEVVANQGSYLAFRVSGELIEFPVRAGQTIRKNDLLAKLDPEDFQLQYEQRKAQFELASAQLKRVESLFNRSIATKAEFDQALANKQVSESAFKIAKTNLENSELRAPFSGTVAKVFVKNFENIVAKQNILRLESRDMMDVVIYVPERLVARVKRELDYQPTVTFDGFPNKTYKLSIKEWDTQADAATLSYKVVFSLPIPNDFNLFEGMTGQVSIDLSKITEQQNNTITVPLSAVFSTDTEHLNNNSYVWVYNPSTQVLSKRKVTVGKIYQDQIDVLDGLKVGDKVVSAGVYHLSEGLIVKPWVKERGL, encoded by the coding sequence ATGTTGAGGTTAAGTTTTATCGCACTGCTTACTATTTTTACATTAGGCTGTAATCAAGAGAATGAGAATACGGAAAAAGTTGACGTTATTAGGCCTGTTAAATTATTTGAAGTCCAAGATCCTACCGCTCACAATGTAAGAAGTTTTCCAGCAGAGGTTGTTGCAAATCAAGGTTCCTACCTTGCTTTTCGAGTGAGTGGAGAACTAATTGAATTTCCTGTTAGAGCAGGTCAAACTATACGTAAAAATGATCTTCTGGCTAAATTAGACCCTGAAGACTTTCAATTACAATATGAACAACGCAAGGCACAATTTGAACTTGCAAGTGCGCAACTAAAGCGTGTCGAATCATTATTTAACCGCTCTATTGCGACCAAGGCTGAATTTGATCAAGCGCTTGCTAACAAGCAAGTATCTGAGTCTGCATTTAAAATAGCAAAGACAAACCTAGAAAACAGTGAGCTACGAGCTCCATTTTCAGGCACTGTTGCAAAGGTATTTGTTAAGAACTTCGAAAATATCGTCGCTAAGCAAAATATTCTTCGTTTAGAAAGTAGAGACATGATGGACGTAGTAATATATGTGCCTGAAAGACTAGTCGCAAGAGTCAAAAGAGAATTAGATTACCAGCCAACTGTTACTTTCGATGGATTCCCCAATAAGACTTACAAATTATCAATTAAAGAATGGGATACTCAAGCAGACGCAGCCACTTTGAGCTATAAAGTGGTTTTCTCTTTACCCATCCCAAACGACTTTAACTTATTTGAAGGGATGACCGGACAAGTATCTATCGACCTTTCTAAGATTACAGAACAGCAAAATAATACAATAACAGTTCCTTTATCAGCCGTTTTTTCGACTGATACAGAACACCTAAATAATAATTCATACGTTTGGGTATATAACCCATCAACACAAGTTTTATCCAAACGAAAAGTTACTGTCGGTAAGATTTATCAAGATCAAATTGATGTGCTTGATGGCCTCAAAGTAGGCGATAAAGTTGTTTCAGCTGGAGTTTACCACCTCTCTGAAGGCTTAATTGTGAAACCTTGGGTTAAAGAGAGAGGCTTATAA